The Syntrophales bacterium genome has a window encoding:
- a CDS encoding NUDIX hydrolase, whose product MSKREYPDSPRVGVGAIVLKDGKVLLVKRGIPPSKGLWAIPGGSVELGETLQEAAEREILEETGLVIRAGKPIYSFDFIERDDAGRIRFHFAIVDVIADYVSGTPNADDDALEACWISPGELKELPVSENTLKVLEEIGFYANPVSS is encoded by the coding sequence ATGTCAAAACGTGAGTATCCCGATAGTCCACGGGTCGGTGTCGGGGCAATAGTACTTAAAGACGGCAAGGTTCTTCTTGTCAAACGCGGCATTCCTCCAAGCAAGGGATTGTGGGCAATTCCGGGCGGCTCCGTAGAGCTGGGTGAAACGCTGCAGGAGGCAGCCGAGCGGGAGATTTTAGAGGAAACCGGACTTGTCATCCGTGCCGGAAAACCAATTTACAGCTTCGATTTCATCGAAAGGGATGATGCGGGACGTATCCGGTTCCATTTTGCAATTGTTGACGTTATAGCAGATTATGTAAGTGGAACACCAAACGCCGACGACGATGCACTCGAAGCATGCTGGATATCACCTGGAGAACTCAAAGAGTTGCCGGTTAGCGAAAACACCTTAAAAGTGCTTGAGGAAATAGGCTTTTACGCTAATCCAGTCTCTTCCTGA